GTAATAATCCACAAGGTGATGGCCAAGTTGAAAGGTTAAATAGGACAATCTCAGAAAGAATGAGGACGTTGTGTGAACAGTATCCCCAGAGTTGGAATGAATTATTACCTATGTTAGAGTTTGGGTATAACAACTCGTACCAGTCCACAATTAGGGCAACTCCATTCTTAGCTGCGTATGCTTTTCATCCGAGATTTGTTGGACTATTAAATCCTATACAGCCGTCTGTGAGAGATCCGTTGGGTCACGAACAAGAAACAGGTAGAAGTTTCAAGGCTCAATTGGATAGGATATTACAGCGTTCGGAGGCTATTCGAGAGGATATAATCCGCTCCATAGCAGCCGAACAGGAACgtatttcaattgaaagaaataagaaaatgattCCAGCACATTTCAAAGTCGGCGATAAAATTCTGATACATAACAGTGCGTATATGAAACCAACCAAGGGTcagaaattccaatttctGTGGTATGGGCCGTTTGAAATTGTGGAACAGGTTTCTACTAGTAGTTATAGAATTGCTATTAGAAAAGGGAAGACTAAACATGACGTATTTCCAGCGAAAAGTCTCAAACCCTTTAATGAAAGACAGAATGATTATGGTCGCGTGCCGCCTGTCAACGATGAAGACATCCGGGCCCGGATCAATGAAATCTGTGGGTTTGGAGATATGCAGCAACGAGGTAATGAGACCTTGGTGGAAGCTAAGTGGAAGGACTGTGAAGATTGGGACTCAACCATTATTCCGTTGGAATGGGTTAAGGAGAAGGTTCCAGAAGACTATCTGTTGTATTTGAAACAACATAGGAATCGCCGCCAATCTTTACAATACTGCTGCGATTCaggaagaagagaaatGTTGATGTCTAGACCAAACGGTAGAAATAGGACAGGAAGACCAAGGGTGAATGCCAAGAAAATCGGTAAACGTCGTGGTAACAACAGATTTTGAGGGGTGGAAGAATTGAGAAATCCCATATCATTACCACAACGAGAGATTTTTAAACTAATGGATTCCAGTCAGGGGAAATAAGAACGAATGAATAGTAGACGAAGTATTTATAAGTTGGCTTGTTTCCGGATTTCTAACGTTATAATTGTAAAACAACTATTTCGTCCAAATGAGTTTCTAATTGCCAGAGTTGAATAAGATGATGGAGATGACCATTAGATGAAGTCAATAATATCACTGTCGTTTTACTAAATGATGACAATTGAATCCAGAACTCATTTTTGATATATTAATGGATTCCAGAATAGGTACCTTGAGGCACAATGACTGGTCTACAGGAATCCGCCATAATTCCGCACCGTGATGTACATCCACAGTTGTGatttttgatgaagatcCGTCTGAGTCCTTAAtcatatcattatcattattttaaGCATGCTTCCTCGGACATCGACTGAATCTTGGGGGTGGAAGATGTTAGCGTTATTACACAGTATCCATAACCGTTTGTTATAAGTCTTCTAATACGGGTAACCGTTGGTTGGCCACCTTCGGAGGGACACGATCCGATCGATCACCGGACGTGTCAGACCACTTAGTATGCAAGTAGGGGGTTGCATTGTATTGGACACTATGTCATATGCTAACGTATATAAGCTACCATGTTGAGACGTCTTTGACTGCTGGACCCTTtgggtatttatttatattaatatatattacttacgtaatataacgaagaatactttgaattaaaggattacTCTTAACACCCATTATCAGGAAGATATGAAAATTTGAGTCGGTTTTAGAAAGAACTTAATTTATAACGAGCTAAAGGATTGTGAAGATAGATAGAAGACAGGATATTAAGGATGGTACTGAAacattttttcatcatGTTAAACTATTAAGGTAACAAAATTTTCTAGTCTATAGTAACTTTTAATGTTGGAAGTCATGcataattaataatgaaaataaactCCAACATTGAAACTTGGTTGCATTTTCTCATCATTACTATGTTCACACTCTAAGTTATTCAAAGAAGGGTGTTTTGTTTCTGCTAAAAGGatgttttaaatttctgGCCTGTCTCAATTAATTTTACATGGCATTCCATTTCTAAAATTTTCCAGGGATACATGTACccaaaatgaaataattaGAAGCACAATTATCCCAATTCATGAAGAGACTCACGTCTCAGGTTGACAGGTTTTCACTTTATTTCTAGGAACCATTAAGACCgtcttaaataattaatatattttaacCCAATTCCTAATTTCAGGGAACCATGACTTAAAAATGGAGTCTCCTGTATTTTAAGCTTACCATCTTAATAGACTATAAAACTGTGACgtttttttcctttcatACTGACCGGGTAACAGTTGGGGTCAATTTTGAGATTGCCATCAATCGAAGTGTGGGTTAAACAAGATGAGAAGTCAAAGCAACCTGCTGCAAACTTAGAACAACAGTATTAAGAACAAATTTATAGGATTATCAATTCTAGCTCCCAGATTAGCAATTACTCACATAAACTACACCAAATGAGTCCAACGGTTGAGGGAACGCGCGAGCATGATCTGCTGCAGCTATCACATTCTGATAAGGAACATATAACGAATGACTATGACTTTGATATACTAGAATCAGGGCTATTAGATAATATGCTAACTATATCGAATGCTAACGCTACTTCGGATTTgacatttcaaaataaaagttttgaaacaacaaaatttcaacatACAACAACATCGCACCCCACTACGACTcctattgaaaattatgaTCTCATATCACCTCATTTGGTTATGAAGGATGAACAACAACTTTTCCAGGACCTACCGCACGATATagattttaaaataatgGAGTCTACGTCAGGGACGGGACAAGTAATGATGGGGACGCATATGGTCCCAAATATAAATGCAACTCAGGAATCATTAACATCAAATAATCTgaaattatccaaatctTTCCCCTCTGTATCGTCAGGTTTAACAGATAATGGAAGGCAAAAATCATGCAAGGGTACGAGGGACGATCTTAAGACACCTACAGATAAATTGCTCATGGAAATCGATTCGATATTCAAATTCGGAAGAAAGGAAGCGTTACATTCCCCATATACCGATCCCAACAGGTATATTGGTATAAACCCGAGTTACCTACCGTTTCAATTAACTTTGTTCGGATTGCCTGCTTTATCACGTGTGGaaaatcaaatcaaattaaCATTAAAATTATCTGGCTTCACTAAGGAGagatttatttatttatctaCGAACACCATTGCTAAAGAAAAGTTTTATCTGGACAAAGATATTTCGAGTTATCAACCTGAATATCGAAATCAAGTATTATATTTAGATGTTTTTCCGTTGATAGCTAATTCTCACAAACCCGTTAAGATTTGTAACCGATGTGTGAAAAGAGAACAAAGAAGAGCATCAAGAAGGAAGTCAGGCCTTTGTGATAATATTCTATGGTGTAATGATGAGAATAGAAGTGCAgttatattcaataataaacaagTGATTCCACTGGTTAAttctaatgaatttgaattaaatacTAGGGTTGTATGTTATTGTAGACATCATAAAGCTGATTCCGGTTTTGAACTGTTATTCATTTTGAGAAATGCTGAAGGAGAAGTGGTAGCGAAAACTGTTTCTTCACCTGTTATGATTATTGATAAGAAACCTAGTGCATCCGCTCACGAAACAGGAAATGTAACCAATAATGCTACTCCAAAGAGCAGGAAAACGAATTCAGTGTCTGATTACAGCAGTGATACTGCACCTGAGCAAAACAAAATTCAGCTTCAACAAGTCCTGCAACCAAAAAGCATATCCATACAATCAACCCCGGGAGCTTACAATACTTTCCAAACCACTTCAAACACACCACACAATAAACAATTCTTCCCATCTCCTACCTCTTTGAGTGAAGGTGGCTCTGAATTTGATCCCagaaatccaaattataatatcatcacaactaataacaataatggTAGGAAATTTAGTATGCAATCGGTAGAAGGTAATGTTGCATATTCCACAGCATCCACTTCCTCATCTCTCATGAATGGCGATGCTGCTAACGCAGCATTTCCTCAAAAGAGAGCGAGATATACTATGGAGGAACATACTCCATATGGTGGTAACCACAACGTAGTCTCAGTAGATAGAACCACACAATTACTAAATCAGGCTAATAGTCTTACAAATAAGCCACCATCGTTCTCCAACCTAAGTGCCGAATTTATTCATCCATCATTCATTAATCAACCTACTGTTCAACGTGTTATTCCTTCTCAAGGTTCCATAAATGGTGGTATTGAAATAACTTTATTGGGTTCGAAATTTAAGCAGGACCAAGTTATTAAGTTTGGTGATAATGTCGCGCTTTCAACTCAATGTTGGAGTGAAACGACCATGGTTACATATTTACCCCCCTCTTCTTTTAGTGGCCAGGTTTATGTCACTGTGATAGATAGTAATCAAAACACCAACATGAACCATATGGACATACCGCAAAATTATAAAGGTATTTTTACTTATATCGATGATACTGATAGTCAGTTAATTGAACTAGCCTTGCAAATAGTTggattgaaaatgaatggGAAATTAGAGGATGCCAGGAACATTGCAAAAAGAATTGTTGATTCTGATACAGCGACACCACCGATGAATAACAGGGCTTCCATTCCAGGCTCTGGTTCAAGTCAGTATGCAGATGCAGATGACATACCTGATGAAGTAATTCTCTGCAAAGTGATCAAGATGTTGGATTCAAGGGCAAACATCTCTATGTGTGATGATAGAGGGAGAACCTTGCTTCATTTAGcttcattgaaaagataCTTCAACTTATGTTCCATTTTAATTCGAAGCGGGATTAGGGTTAATGATAGGGATGCATTCGGTTTTACTGCTTTACACTTTGCCTGTATATCTGGTGACGCTAGGATAATTAGACTTTTATTGAGCTGTAAAGTAGACATTGGTGCAATTGCAACAAATGGTGTTACAGCAAGACAGTTATTCATGAAAAATCATGTCCATACCAGCCATGAATTGACTAATTCTTCTCTGGAATATATCGAAGAAGTTATTGATATGCTTGATGCTTCTGAGAATAACgacaataatgaagaaattgaaagaaagatgTCATATGTTAGTGTTGACTCAAGTGTATTTGCATCGGACCAGTTGAATGGAGAAGAGTTTCCAGTAATTGATATACAAGAAGACTCtgataattttgatgattcTGATGTTGAGcatgaagaagatggtgatGAGAGTTTATTGAATGAGGAAGGACCCTTAGAAGTAGCAACAGGTAACGATCTAATAGAAGGTACTAAATGGAGAGAACTGAGCCCCAATATCGTCGAAGAAAGTATATCGGTGTCTCCAATAGTAGAGATTAACGATGAAACTTCGTTCTGGAACAAGATGCTAACACGCTTGGATGAATTACCAAAATACGATGACTTATTTCCAAAGGGAACGAAGGACTTGAAGGGAAAGGAGGATCAAGAgacatcttctttaataagCAGTACAGAAACAAGTCAATCCACCTTTACCGAAGATTCGACTTCTTCTGAAGATGAGGCAGAGGCTTTTAGAAGAGGATTTAACACATTCTTCCAAAAGAGACAAACGTTCAAGAACGATAAGATGTTAATCTTCTTTTGGCTTCCTCTCATGATCATACTCTTAGCATGGTTTATTTCATATACGCTTGGTGGTGATGGTGGATTTGTATATCGTATGAGTACTGTAGTACCTGTTTACCTAAGAGATGGGTTGGCTAAACTAGTACTCGGTAATCAAAGAATGCAAGCAGTTCTAAAAACAAAGATCACAAATTTGCAAACTATGAAAGACAAATATGTTCTTAATGCGCGGTGATAGAGACTTTTGGTATGTAAGTTAAGCACtttataaattaaattaagTTTATTAAACCAACCATGCTGATGTAAGCAGGAGGTTAtgagaaaatgaaaaattgcGAAGTGAAAAAAAGTTTCTGCAAATTGATTAAGCTAACCTCATCGCAAGGAAACAGATACGAGATCAACGACCAACATGGCTAAAAATCAATTTAGAATCATTGTAGGTTCATATGAACAcaatattctttgtttATCCTTGGATTTGTCTTTGAAAACACCATTATTTACACccattttccattttcaagCACATGCCCTAAGTGTGAAATGTCTTGATGTTTCTAAGAGATATTTAGTATCTGGGTCCAACGATGAACATATTAGAATTTATGACTTAcagaagagaaaagaattgGGCACACTATTGGCCCACCAAGGATCCATTaccaatttgaaattttccaagagTAAAACTGAGAATGGAGATGGTGAAGGAAGTAATAACAAATGGCTACTGTCTGCTTCAGAGGATAATAAGATTATCATTTGGAGGGTCAAAGATTGGGAGAATTTTGGTACTTTGAAGGGTCACATAGCAAGAATTAATGATGTGGATATTCATCCTTCCAATAGAGTTGCCATAAGTGTTAGTGAAGATCACTCTATCCGTCTATGGAACTTAATGACAGTGAAAAAAGCCGCTGTTTTGAAGCTAAGAAACTATTCCCAAAATGGTCAATTTGTTAGATGGATTGGTAATGGTGATTATTTTGCCGTGGCATTACTCAATAAAGTCCTAATTTATAAAACGGCTGCCGCTAAGGTGCATTGTGAAATTGATATGAATAAAAAAACTATAATGCACTTAGAAACTGAGACATTGGATGGAAAAATATACATATGTGTAGCTATGAGCGATGGTAACATACATTTCTATCCAACCGAAGGTTTACTTACTGAAGAACCTAAGGTGGAAGAACCagaattttctttattagGGCATTCTAATCGTGTCAAGGATTTTAAATTCTACAAAAATGATTTTGGTACATACATGGTTTCCATTGGCTCTGATGGTAGAGTTGTCGTTTGGGATATGGAGAAGAAAGACGAGTTGGCAGTTTATGATTGTGGTGAAAGATTGAACTGTCTAGCCGTAGTAGATGAAACTGTAGAGAAATACGAGACcatgaagaagagagatTCAGAGAGTGCTGATTTGGGCGAACAAAGTGAGGTAGAAAGTGACACagaagaattaaagaaggtCATGTTTGgtaataagaataaaaagTCCAAGAAAGGtaagaagaataagaagaagaaggtttcTATCGAGCTGGAATGAATATATAGATGATATTGCCCGCATCTTTTATTGCACTGTATATTAACAAGTAATATCTATGTATATTTGGAGTTGATGATTTCAACCTATGAGAATGTATTGTTGAAGTGTATTAGTCCTGGCTACTATCTTTTTGGTATCCCATCtgatataataaatatgatTTCAACATAATCATATTTTGTAGTGAGCATTATCATGCTCGC
The sequence above is a segment of the Naumovozyma castellii chromosome 8, complete genome genome. Coding sequences within it:
- the MAK11 gene encoding Mak11p (ancestral locus Anc_2.663), which gives rise to MAKNQFRIIVGSYEHNILCLSLDLSLKTPLFTPIFHFQAHALSVKCLDVSKRYLVSGSNDEHIRIYDLQKRKELGTLLAHQGSITNLKFSKSKTENGDGEGSNNKWLLSASEDNKIIIWRVKDWENFGTLKGHIARINDVDIHPSNRVAISVSEDHSIRLWNLMTVKKAAVLKLRNYSQNGQFVRWIGNGDYFAVALLNKVLIYKTAAAKVHCEIDMNKKTIMHLETETLDGKIYICVAMSDGNIHFYPTEGLLTEEPKVEEPEFSLLGHSNRVKDFKFYKNDFGTYMVSIGSDGRVVVWDMEKKDELAVYDCGERLNCLAVVDETVEKYETMKKRDSESADLGEQSEVESDTEELKKVMFGNKNKKSKKGKKNKKKKVSIELE